Proteins found in one Quercus robur chromosome 2, dhQueRobu3.1, whole genome shotgun sequence genomic segment:
- the LOC126713515 gene encoding uncharacterized protein LOC126713515 isoform X2, which yields MNRASPHHEEEEEEEENDTQVFLDESDIIHEVPLDEEDLPDADDEAASDAEVFEEPDDDSVHVFTGHTGELYTVACSPTDATLVATGGGDDKGFLWRIGQGDWAFELLGHRDSVCSLAFSTDGQLLASGSLDGIIQIWDVQSENLKCSFEGLGGGIEWIKWHPRGHLVLAGSEDCTVWMWNADKGACLQTFSGHGGSVTCGDFTPDGKLVCTGSDDATLRIWDPKSGENIHVVRGHPYHTEELTCMAISPDSTLALTGSKDGSVHIVNLTTGKVVSSLVSHSDSIECISFGPSHGPSFSRSTMPTWHSQSSAPSWCLPPLHSPQGLL from the exons ATGAACAGGGCATCCCCACAccacgaagaagaagaagaagaagaagagaacgaCACCCAAGTCTTTCTCGACGAATCCGACATCATCCACGAAGTCCCACTTGACGAAGAAG ATCTTCCTGATGCAGATGACGAAGCCGCCTCTGATGCTGAAGTTTTCG AGGAGCCTGATGATGATTCTGTGCACGTCTTCACTGGTCATACTG GTGAGCTGTACACAGTTGCCTGCAGCCCAACTGATGCTACATTAGTGGCAACTGGAGGAGGAGATGATAAAGGTTTTCTTTGGAGGATTGGTCAAGGAGATTGGGCTTTTGAGCTCCTAG GTCATAGGGATTCTGTTTGTAGTTTAGCCTTTAGCACTGATGGACAGTTGCTAGCATCTGGATCCTTGGACGGAATCATTCAAATCTGGGACGTACAGTCAGAAAATCTCAAATGCTCATTTGAAGGGCTTGGAGGGGGCATTGAG TGGATCAAGTGGCATCCGAGAGGACATTTGGTATTAGCTGGCTCAGAGGATTGCACTGTTTGGATGTGGAATGCTGACAAAGGTGCCTGTCTCCAGACATTTTCAGGACATGGTGGCAGTGTCACTTGTGGTGATTTTACCCCCGATG GTAAACTAGTCTGTACTGGTTCTGATGATGCAACTTTGAGGATATGGGATCCAAAAAGTGGTGAAAACATTCATGTGGTAAGAg GTCATCCGTATCATACTGAAGAACTTACATGCATGGCGATAAGCCCTGATTCTACACTTGCCCTTACTGGTTCTAAGGATGGTTCCGTCCACATTGTAAATTTAACAACCGGGAAG GTTGTCAGTTCACTGGTTTCACACTCAGATTCGATTGAATGTATTAGTTTTGGACCAAGCCACGGGCCAAg CTTTTCTCGCTCCACCATGCCTACCTGGCACTCTCAGTCCTCCGCTCCTTCGTGGTGCCTCCCTCCACTCCACTCTCCACAAGGCCTGCTCTGA
- the LOC126698341 gene encoding uncharacterized protein LOC126698341, whose translation MDEVTSIETSPSSNQEVPNDATPLWQYVNKVEKPPGSTAKSSGNTYFKCNYCGVVYLGSYFRVKAHLLKIPNKGIKACPKEGSDSTNPVDGKRRKVTINSPLERAFQNNAKHELDGRIARMFYTNGLPFNFAKNPYYRNSYAYAATHSIQGYVPLGYNALRTTLLQKERAHVERLLKPIKDFWLENCVNIVSNGWSNPQRRPPINIMAVSDGGPMFIKAIDGSSEFKDKHYIVGMLKDTIKKIGHEKVVQVITNNANMMKSVGALIEAKNIEKNEVTYEECSWITHIVDDASFI comes from the exons ATGGATGAAGTTACTAGCATAGAAACTTCACCTTCATCTAATCAAGAAGTGCCAAATGATGCAACTCCTCTTTGGCAGTATGTGAATAAAGTAGAAAAACCACCTGGTTCTACTGCTAAATCAAGTGGAAACACATACTTTAAGTGCAACTATTGTGGTGTAGTTTATTTGGGATCCTATTTTAGGGTTAAGgctcatttattaaaaattccTAATAAAGGTATTAAAGCATGCCCTAAG GAAGGGAGTGATAGTACAAATCCGGTTGATGGTAAGAGGAGAAAGGTGACTATAAATTCTCCTTTGGAGAGAGCATTCCAGAATAATGCTAAACATGAATTGGATGGTAGAATTGCTAGGATGTTTTACACCAATGGGCTTCCATTTAACTTTGCAAAGAACCCATATTATCGTAATTCCTATGCATATGCTGCTACCCATAGCATTCAGGGTTATGTACCTCTTGGATACAATGCCTTGAGAACAACActtttgcaaaaagaaagagcTCATGTTGAAAGACTTTTGAAACCAATTAAGGACTTTTGGCTTGAAAATTGTGTAAATATAGTTTCTAATGGATGGTCAAATCCACAAAGGAGGCCTCCTATTAATATTATGGCTGTATCAGATGGGGGTCCAATGTTTATAAAGGCAATTGATGGGTCAAGTGAGTTCAAAGACAAACATTATATTGTTGGGATGTTGAAggatactataaaaaaaattggacacgAAAAAGTTGTCCAAGTCATCACTAATAATGCTAATATGATGAAGTCTGTTGGAGCTCTTATTGAAG caaaaaacattgaaaagaaTGAAGTTACATATGAGGAATGTAGTTGGATTACACATATTGTTGATGATGCATCCTTCATATGA
- the LOC126698349 gene encoding uncharacterized protein LOC126698349, producing the protein MEDAKRRALIKSQAVKKRESGEVVPKVSASAPKRKPTSKSDRPFKQPKVSLEPVIGLMAEGNKTVTPAKQGTGKGLMTAPDGKQERPPSLLRDDSKYALEKLSSIITAEDYEDLGNHSTEAMGETGLFAVAQSLVMMKGLLDRCLNRESTLDRVRAKAEQTEEELGQLHKWRSKMEKKLELSEKARKELEEKTVAALTVIEKREAEIKELKEEIRHVKEVAVEEYRSSESCLGELSDSFLQGFDDSLRQVKKAYPELDLSMVKLEDQAQTSALPVASENTEDLFGEDAVQGDGESVPSKDVQVAEQKKD; encoded by the exons atggaagaCGCAAAAAGAAGAGCTTTGATCAAAtcccaagccgtcaagaagagggaatccggcgaggtgGTACCTAAGGTGTCGGCTTCAGCCCCTAAGAGGAAACCGACATCAAAATCCGACCGTCCatttaagcaaccaaaggtctctcttgaacctgtgattggtttaatggctgagggtaacaagaccgtcaccccagctaAGCAGGGGACGGGTAAAGGATTGATGACGGCCCCAGacggtaagcaagagagacctccttcccttctccgcgacgactccaagtatgcgttggagaagctgtcgtccatcatcacggcGGAAGACTATGAAGATCTTGGAAACcactcgacggaggccatgggggagacgggcctctttgccgttgctcag tccttggtcatgatgaagggattactggaccggtgtctcaaccgtgagagtaccttggaccgggtgcgcgcgaaggcggagcagacggaggaagagctcggacaactccataaatggaggtccaagatggagaagaagctggagctttctgagaaggcaaggaaagagctggaggagaagacggTTGCTGCGTTGACGGTCATTGAGAAGAGGGAGGCGGAGATTAAAGAACTCAAGGAAGAGATCCGTCATGTGAAAGAGGTAGCCGTCGAAGAGTACCGCAGCTCAGAGTCCTGCTTGGGCGAGCTGTCAGATTctttccttcaaggcttcgatGATTCTCTCCGTCAGGTCAAGAAGGCCTATCCAGAGTTGGATTTgtcaatggtcaaacttgaggaccaagcccagacttctgccctccccgtcgcctccgaaaatacggaggacctcTTTGGCGAAGACGCTGTTCAAGGAGACGGAGAGTCCGtcccgtcgaaggatgtccaagtcgctgaacaaaagaaagattaa